The following are from one region of the Salmo trutta chromosome 20, fSalTru1.1, whole genome shotgun sequence genome:
- the LOC115156331 gene encoding tetraspanin-7 → MALGIMETKPVITFLKTLLIVYSFVFWITGAILLAVGVWGKFMLGPYISLIAENTTNAPYVLIGTGTVIIVFGLFGCFATCRGSPWMLKLYAMFLSLVFLAELVAGISGFVFRHEIKGTFLRTFTDAVLNYDVKDEKSLVVDNVQSSLRCCGVYNYTSWFGSVYYPANGFPLSCCSNSSDCSPQDLRNTTLNHTKVYQQGCYELVTSFLEINMAIIAGVTFGIAFSQLIGMLLACCLSRIITANQYEMV, encoded by the exons ATGGCATTGGGCATAATGGAGACCAAACCAGTGATAACCTTTCTCAAAACCCTCCTCATCGTTTACTCCTTCGTATTTTGG ATCACAGGAGCGATCCTCTTGGCAGTGGGAGTATGGGGGAAGTTTATGCTGGGCCCTTATATCTCTCTGATAGCTGAGAACACCACCAATGCTCCATACGTCCTCATCGGCACTGGGACTGTCATCATCGTCTTCGGCCTGTTCGGATGCTTCGCCACTTGCAGGGGGAGCCCATGGATGCTCAAACtg tATGCAATGTTCTTGTCCCTGGTGTTCCTAGCTGAGTTGGTGGCTGGGATCTCTGGCTTTGTTTTTCGTCATGAG ATAAAGGGAACCTTCCTGAGGACGTTTACTGACGCGGTGTTGAACTATGATGTTAAGGATGAGAAGAGCCTGGTTGTGGACAACGTCCAAAGCAGC ctgcGTTGCTGTGGGGTGTACAACTACACCAGCTGGTTTGGCAGTGTGTATTACCCTGCCAACGGCTTTCCCCTGAGCTGCTGCTCCAACTCCTCTGACTGCAGCCCACAGGACCTCCGCAACACCACCTTAAACCACACCAAGGTCTACCAGcag GGCTGTTATGAACTGGTCACCTCCTTCCTCGAGATCAACATGGCCATCATTGCAGGAGTGACTTTTGGCATCGCCTTCTCACAG ttGATCGGCATGTTGCTGGCATGTTGTCTGTCCAGGATCATTACAGCTAATCAGTATGAGATGGTGTAG